From the genome of Winogradskyella forsetii, one region includes:
- the atpB gene encoding F0F1 ATP synthase subunit A — MKIFQQSFKFLAFLVLVFLSTSIYAKSATEGGDQVDTKKEVEDYILHHIQDSHDFSLFSYTNDAGVRKHVGFPLPVILWTSNGLVTFMSSEFHHNDDGSVIVEKGGLKFVKIHSKIYELEQGATTVNFDADHHATNAHKVLDFSITKSVFGILVIGLLMLFWFTRLASQYKKKQIPTGFGRVLEPLVLYVRDEISRPNIGEKHYRKFTGYLLTVFFFIWILNLAGLTPLGFNVTGQLAVTACLAIFTLIIYTVSGNKDYWMHIFWMPGVPILIRPVLAIIELAGALIIKPFSLLVRLFANISAGHIVLMSLIAIMFTLKESLGVVGATGLSFVLSFFILLIELLVAFLQAYIFTMLSALFIGMAVAEHDHDHEHDAKGHEIPDAEDVRGDFI, encoded by the coding sequence ATGAAGATATTTCAACAAAGTTTTAAATTTTTAGCATTTTTAGTTTTAGTGTTCTTATCGACATCTATTTATGCTAAATCTGCTACTGAAGGTGGTGATCAAGTAGATACAAAAAAAGAAGTAGAAGACTATATTCTACATCATATTCAAGACTCTCATGATTTCTCATTATTTTCTTATACGAATGATGCAGGTGTACGTAAACATGTAGGATTCCCGCTTCCTGTTATTTTATGGACAAGTAATGGATTGGTCACTTTTATGTCTTCAGAATTTCACCATAACGATGATGGAAGCGTTATTGTTGAAAAAGGAGGTCTTAAATTCGTAAAGATTCATTCTAAAATATATGAGTTAGAGCAAGGGGCAACCACTGTAAATTTTGATGCAGACCACCATGCTACAAATGCTCACAAAGTTTTGGATTTTTCAATTACTAAAAGTGTTTTTGGTATTCTGGTTATAGGACTATTAATGTTGTTTTGGTTCACTAGATTAGCTAGTCAATACAAAAAGAAACAGATTCCAACAGGTTTTGGTCGTGTTTTGGAGCCTTTGGTTCTTTATGTTAGAGATGAAATTTCTAGACCAAATATTGGTGAAAAGCACTATCGTAAATTTACAGGTTATCTTTTAACCGTGTTTTTCTTTATCTGGATTTTAAATCTTGCAGGATTAACACCACTAGGATTCAATGTTACTGGTCAGTTGGCAGTAACAGCATGTTTAGCAATTTTCACATTAATTATTTATACCGTAAGTGGCAACAAGGATTACTGGATGCACATTTTTTGGATGCCAGGCGTACCAATTTTAATTCGTCCGGTTTTAGCAATTATAGAATTAGCAGGCGCCTTAATCATTAAACCATTTTCATTATTAGTGCGTTTGTTTGCGAATATTTCTGCGGGTCATATTGTACTGATGAGTTTAATAGCCATTATGTTTACCTTAAAAGAGTCTTTAGGCGTGGTGGGCGCAACGGGTTTATCATTTGTATTGTCATTTTTTATATTATTAATAGAGTTATTGGTAGCGTTTTTACAAGCGTATATTTTTACTATGCTTTCAGCTTTATTTATAGGTATGGCTGTGGCAGAACACGATCACGATCACGAGCATGATGCAAAGGGTCACGAAATCCCTGATGCGGAAGACGTAAGAGGTGATTTTATTTAA
- the porW gene encoding type IX secretion system periplasmic lipoprotein PorW/SprE, whose product MKTYYKIILLLLCATMLTQSCSRKKDKFINRQFHALGTKYNVLYNGNIALQRGIDGVNNEFTENFWELLPVERMNVSEDIFLPGQTKNADFERAEEKAIKAIQTHGMNIGGKEKNPQIDEAYLLLGQARYFDQRFVPAMAAFNNILNKYPTSDKINQVKIWREKTSMRLDNNVGAIEKLTRLLEEEEIEGQDLADASAALAQAYLNTKSNDSALAQLTIAAENTEVKREKARYHFIKGQLYNELGKKDSANMEFDAIIDMHRQIPRSFYINAHIEKSNNFEASDGNEIEFEDYLAELEENRENRPFLDKIYYRIAEYHRHKMSDSLAEVYYNKSLRKTSSDKYLRSLNYETLGNMYFDKNIYKTAGAYYDSTMTAMVENTKPYRIIKKKRENLDDVIYYEGIAQTNDSILRMVGLPKAEQLAIYTQFAEDQKLKALEAKKEQEAALEQQKNQPIAANKLDQRKSQNLRSVGGPPSLSRDIKPNGTQMVRNNNSKSSFYFYNQTTVAYGKNEFLKLWGNRKLQDNWRLSSERGGIVNSVKNDSLMDTAVEDTRFNPETYMASLPTEQKEIDSIAKERNFAYYQLGIIYKEKFKELELSKTRFEDLLENNPEDRLILPSKYNLYRLYVELGLNRRAEAMKTAIINDYPDSRYAEILLNPQSELSKDENSPEAIYTKLYKQFENEEYAAVIKEAEAQIKRLEGDDFVPKFEILKASAKGRLYGFEAYKEGINYIALTYVNTEEGKKAQDIITNAFPVLAKKEFVADDDAENFNVIFQFDNNSGEDIEAFIKTLDEEVAKVEYFDLSTSKDIYDENTTFVVVHGLKSIGGAKGFAELLKSEEKDKRGRVVKPKITRPYFAISSANYAIIQRHKNLNAYLELQ is encoded by the coding sequence TTGAAAACCTATTACAAAATCATATTATTACTTTTATGTGCCACAATGCTTACCCAAAGTTGTTCGCGCAAAAAAGATAAATTCATAAACCGGCAATTTCATGCTTTAGGCACTAAATACAATGTGCTTTACAATGGCAATATTGCGCTTCAGCGTGGCATTGATGGTGTAAACAATGAATTTACAGAAAATTTCTGGGAGCTCTTACCTGTGGAACGCATGAATGTATCCGAAGATATTTTTCTACCAGGACAAACCAAAAATGCCGATTTTGAACGTGCCGAAGAAAAAGCCATTAAGGCGATCCAGACTCACGGGATGAACATAGGCGGCAAGGAAAAAAATCCTCAGATTGACGAAGCCTATTTGCTTTTAGGGCAAGCACGCTATTTCGATCAGCGTTTTGTGCCAGCGATGGCAGCTTTCAACAATATTCTAAATAAATATCCAACGAGCGATAAAATCAATCAGGTTAAAATTTGGCGCGAAAAAACAAGTATGCGTTTAGATAATAATGTAGGTGCCATTGAGAAACTGACACGACTGCTCGAAGAAGAGGAAATAGAAGGTCAAGATTTAGCGGATGCCTCAGCAGCTTTGGCGCAAGCTTATCTCAACACAAAATCTAACGATAGTGCACTTGCCCAACTGACAATTGCAGCAGAAAACACAGAGGTTAAAAGAGAAAAAGCGCGTTACCACTTTATTAAAGGGCAACTTTATAATGAACTAGGGAAAAAAGACAGTGCTAATATGGAGTTCGACGCCATTATAGATATGCATCGCCAAATCCCAAGGTCATTTTATATCAATGCACATATTGAAAAATCAAATAATTTTGAGGCTTCAGATGGAAATGAAATAGAGTTTGAAGACTACTTAGCTGAACTCGAAGAAAACAGGGAGAACAGACCATTTTTAGATAAGATCTATTACCGCATTGCCGAATACCATCGCCATAAGATGTCAGACAGTCTTGCGGAAGTCTATTATAATAAATCCCTTAGAAAAACAAGCTCGGACAAATACCTAAGATCGCTCAATTACGAAACCTTAGGGAATATGTATTTTGACAAGAATATATATAAAACTGCAGGTGCCTATTACGATTCAACGATGACTGCCATGGTTGAAAACACCAAGCCCTACCGCATTATAAAGAAGAAACGGGAAAACCTTGATGATGTTATATATTATGAAGGTATAGCGCAAACCAATGATAGTATCCTCAGAATGGTGGGTCTTCCAAAAGCTGAGCAACTGGCTATTTACACGCAATTTGCTGAAGACCAAAAATTAAAAGCGTTAGAAGCGAAAAAAGAACAAGAAGCAGCCTTAGAGCAACAAAAAAACCAGCCAATAGCAGCTAATAAGTTAGACCAAAGAAAATCACAAAACCTGCGAAGTGTTGGTGGTCCGCCAAGTCTGTCTAGGGATATAAAACCTAATGGCACACAAATGGTAAGAAACAATAATAGCAAAAGCAGTTTTTATTTTTATAACCAAACCACTGTAGCTTATGGTAAAAATGAGTTTCTGAAACTTTGGGGAAATCGTAAACTTCAAGATAATTGGAGACTTTCTAGTGAGCGTGGAGGTATTGTAAATTCTGTTAAAAATGATAGCTTAATGGACACAGCTGTTGAAGACACACGTTTTAATCCAGAAACCTATATGGCGTCTTTACCAACGGAGCAAAAAGAAATAGATAGCATCGCCAAAGAGCGAAACTTCGCTTATTATCAATTGGGGATTATTTACAAGGAAAAATTTAAAGAACTTGAATTGTCAAAAACTAGGTTCGAGGATTTATTGGAAAACAATCCTGAAGACCGATTGATTTTACCTTCAAAATATAATTTATACCGTCTTTATGTCGAATTGGGCCTAAACCGAAGAGCGGAAGCCATGAAAACGGCGATTATCAATGACTATCCAGATTCTCGTTATGCCGAAATTCTATTAAACCCACAATCAGAACTATCTAAGGACGAAAACAGTCCAGAGGCCATTTACACCAAACTTTACAAACAATTTGAAAATGAAGAGTATGCTGCTGTGATTAAAGAAGCAGAAGCTCAGATAAAACGATTGGAAGGGGATGATTTTGTGCCAAAATTCGAAATTCTAAAAGCCTCGGCAAAAGGAAGACTTTACGGTTTTGAAGCTTATAAGGAAGGAATTAACTATATTGCCTTAACTTATGTGAATACAGAAGAAGGAAAAAAGGCACAAGATATTATAACGAATGCCTTTCCTGTGCTGGCGAAAAAGGAATTTGTAGCCGATGATGATGCCGAGAATTTTAATGTCATTTTTCAATTTGACAATAATTCGGGAGAAGATATTGAAGCTTTTATAAAAACTTTAGACGAGGAAGTTGCTAAGGTAGAATACTTTGACCTTAGTACATCAAAAGATATTTACGACGAAAACACTACTTTCGTGGTAGTGCATGGATTAAAAAGTATAGGTGGTGCAAAAGGATTTGCAGAATTACTTAAATCGGAAGAAAAGGACAAAAGAGGACGTGTTGTAAAACCGAAAATTACACGACCTTATTTTGCAATTTCATCGGCAAACTATGCTATAATCCAAAGGCATAAAAATTTAAATGCGTATTTAGAGTTACAGTAA
- a CDS encoding bactofilin family protein, with the protein MFSSDNKKPKQATMETTTQQNIIAQGTKIVGDIASQGPFRIDGTVEGNVKTSGKIVVGKSGFIKGTLQGENADFEGKFSGKLILSGTLSLKSTAHIEGEVHISKLAVEPGATFNATCSMKGTVKSLSNEPSKPELASSATQQSVQSK; encoded by the coding sequence ATGTTTTCCTCAGACAACAAAAAACCAAAACAAGCAACCATGGAAACAACGACTCAGCAAAATATAATAGCACAAGGCACTAAAATTGTAGGTGACATTGCCAGTCAAGGCCCTTTTAGAATTGACGGAACTGTTGAAGGTAATGTTAAAACATCAGGTAAGATAGTTGTCGGTAAGTCGGGTTTTATAAAAGGGACTTTACAAGGTGAAAATGCTGATTTTGAAGGTAAATTTTCAGGAAAGCTTATTTTATCTGGCACCTTATCTTTAAAATCCACAGCTCATATTGAAGGTGAAGTACACATTAGTAAGTTGGCTGTAGAACCGGGTGCAACTTTCAACGCAACATGTAGCATGAAAGGTACTGTAAAATCATTATCGAACGAGCCAAGCAAACCAGAATTGGCCTCATCAGCAACCCAACAAAGTGTCCAAAGCAAATAA
- a CDS encoding ABC transporter ATP-binding protein: protein MIYTKDLSKAYKGTTVLNIEELTIPKGQSFGLVGNNGAGKTTYFSLLLDLIKPTTGNITSNGVVVDESEDWKPFTSSFIDESFLIGYLTPEEYFYFIGELRGQNKADVDNLTSKFEDFFNGEIIGKKKYLRDLSKGNQKKAGIVAALIGNPEVIILDEPFANLDPTTQIRLKQIIKDLAEKQGVTVLVSSHDLMHVTDVCERIVVLEKGNVIKDLETNPATLKELEAHFGSSAMASQEEE, encoded by the coding sequence ATGATATATACAAAAGATCTTTCAAAAGCATACAAAGGAACAACGGTTCTGAATATTGAAGAATTAACTATCCCTAAAGGCCAAAGTTTTGGTTTGGTAGGTAATAATGGCGCTGGAAAAACCACCTATTTTAGTTTGTTACTCGATTTAATCAAACCCACCACAGGAAATATTACAAGCAATGGCGTGGTGGTTGACGAAAGTGAAGATTGGAAACCTTTTACATCATCTTTTATAGACGAAAGTTTCTTGATCGGTTATCTGACGCCAGAAGAATATTTCTACTTTATCGGTGAGTTACGTGGTCAGAACAAAGCAGACGTTGATAATTTAACATCAAAGTTTGAAGATTTCTTTAACGGAGAAATTATAGGAAAGAAAAAATACCTCAGGGATTTAAGTAAAGGAAACCAAAAGAAAGCCGGTATTGTAGCGGCATTAATCGGTAATCCTGAAGTCATTATCTTAGACGAACCCTTTGCGAACTTAGACCCAACAACCCAAATAAGACTAAAACAAATCATTAAAGACCTAGCCGAAAAACAAGGGGTTACCGTTTTGGTATCTAGTCACGATTTAATGCACGTTACCGATGTATGTGAAAGAATCGTAGTGTTAGAAAAAGGCAATGTGATTAAAGATTTAGAAACCAATCCAGCTACGTTAAAAGAATTGGAAGCCCATTTTGGAAGCAGCGCCATGGCATCGCAAGAAGAAGAATAA
- a CDS encoding ferredoxin--NADP reductase produces MSQFHSLTIKSVDKVTDNSVAVTFDIPENLKEKFSFKAGQYITLKTTINNEDIRRDYSICASKNSGNVTVAVKAVEDGTFSIYANQQLKAGDVLEVAQPNGRFTFEANNAKTRTIAAFAAGSGITPVLSIAKTLLEDEPFSNFILVYGNKSSEDAMFFKDLVELQAFYGNRLHVHFIYSQVKEENALFGRIEKSTVNLIVKNKYKDVTIEQFFLCGPEQMIHTVKDVLIENGVKKNAIKFELFTAPVETDTENTTDLPTGHTKIKVVVDDEEFEFKMSQKQTILEAALNQDIDAPYSCQGGICSSCIARLTEGEAKMRQNNILTDGEVAEGLILTCQAHPTSTNVAVDYDDV; encoded by the coding sequence ATGTCGCAATTTCATTCACTCACTATAAAATCAGTTGATAAAGTAACAGACAATTCGGTTGCCGTTACCTTTGATATTCCTGAAAATCTTAAGGAAAAATTTAGCTTTAAAGCCGGACAATACATTACTCTAAAGACGACGATTAATAACGAAGACATCCGACGGGATTATTCAATTTGTGCTTCAAAAAATAGCGGCAATGTTACTGTTGCCGTAAAAGCGGTTGAAGATGGTACATTTTCCATTTATGCTAACCAACAATTAAAAGCTGGTGATGTACTTGAAGTTGCACAACCCAATGGTCGTTTTACTTTTGAAGCCAATAATGCTAAGACCAGAACTATTGCAGCTTTTGCTGCGGGAAGCGGAATTACACCAGTTCTTAGCATTGCAAAAACACTTTTGGAAGACGAACCATTTAGCAATTTTATTTTGGTTTATGGCAATAAATCTTCTGAAGACGCTATGTTTTTTAAAGACCTTGTGGAACTACAAGCGTTTTATGGCAATCGTCTTCACGTTCATTTTATATACAGCCAAGTAAAAGAGGAAAATGCGCTTTTTGGTCGTATTGAAAAAAGTACGGTCAACCTCATCGTAAAGAATAAATATAAGGACGTTACTATTGAGCAATTTTTTCTTTGTGGCCCAGAACAAATGATCCATACCGTAAAAGATGTATTAATCGAGAATGGTGTAAAGAAAAACGCTATTAAGTTCGAATTGTTTACAGCTCCTGTTGAAACTGATACCGAAAATACGACTGATTTACCTACCGGACACACTAAAATCAAGGTTGTGGTTGATGATGAAGAATTTGAATTCAAAATGTCTCAAAAACAAACTATTCTTGAAGCGGCTCTAAACCAAGATATTGATGCGCCTTACTCTTGTCAAGGTGGTATTTGTAGTAGTTGTATTGCCAGACTTACTGAAGGCGAAGCCAAAATGAGGCAAAATAATATCTTAACGGATGGCGAAGTTGCGGAAGGTTTGATATTGACTTGCCAAGCACATCCTACGTCTACAAATGTTGCGGTGGATTATGATGATGTGTAA
- a CDS encoding DUF6168 family protein, with the protein MVLFLIVHFFQDYFLNYSNAIIRFNLWDTNLFFAVASLIICVHLKFFSTIKNLQPQLGFIYLPTLFIKGILFFIMFKSSVFNLDVLSTTERLNLIIPLFLFLGLEVYFIVKIIRKIEV; encoded by the coding sequence ATGGTGTTATTTTTAATCGTCCATTTTTTCCAAGACTATTTTCTAAACTATTCAAATGCCATAATTCGCTTCAACCTTTGGGATACTAATTTGTTCTTTGCTGTTGCATCTTTAATTATTTGCGTGCATCTAAAATTCTTTTCTACTATAAAAAATCTTCAGCCACAATTAGGTTTTATTTATTTGCCCACCCTATTTATTAAGGGGATATTGTTTTTTATAATGTTTAAATCTTCAGTTTTCAATTTAGACGTTTTATCTACAACTGAGCGCTTAAATCTTATAATCCCATTATTCTTGTTCTTAGGGCTGGAGGTGTATTTTATCGTTAAAATCATAAGGAAAATCGAGGTCTAA
- the atpE gene encoding ATP synthase F0 subunit C — translation MEPVTYNLIGAGLIVIGAGIGLGQIGGKAMEGIARQPEATGKIQTAMIIIAALLEGLAFGALFLGK, via the coding sequence ATGGAACCAGTAACTTACAATTTAATTGGAGCAGGTTTAATCGTAATCGGAGCAGGTATTGGACTTGGTCAAATTGGTGGAAAAGCAATGGAAGGTATTGCACGTCAGCCAGAAGCAACAGGAAAAATCCAAACAGCGATGATTATTATTGCAGCACTTTTGGAAGGTTTAGCATTTGGTGCTTTATTCTTAGGAAAATAA
- the atpH gene encoding ATP synthase F1 subunit delta, which produces MAGSRAAIRYAKAVLSIATDNKSAEAVNSDMKSITSAIAQSEDLDQMLQSPVVRASDKKAVLSKVFKDANVATFNLIDTLIKNKRLELLNDVAESYIMLYDRLRDSQIAKVTTAVPLTEDLKAKVLAKVKELTGKKAELENIIDESIIGGFILRVGDIQYNASISNKLDKLKREFTLN; this is translated from the coding sequence ATGGCAGGATCTAGAGCGGCAATACGATATGCTAAAGCAGTTTTGAGCATAGCAACAGATAATAAATCTGCTGAAGCGGTAAATAGTGATATGAAATCAATCACTAGTGCTATCGCTCAGAGTGAGGACTTAGATCAGATGCTTCAAAGTCCTGTGGTTAGAGCTTCAGATAAAAAAGCGGTACTTTCAAAAGTGTTTAAGGATGCTAATGTGGCAACCTTTAATTTAATAGACACATTAATTAAAAACAAAAGACTGGAGCTTTTAAATGACGTAGCTGAAAGTTATATAATGTTATACGATAGGTTAAGGGACTCACAAATCGCAAAAGTAACCACAGCAGTACCATTAACTGAGGATTTAAAAGCAAAGGTTTTGGCCAAAGTAAAGGAACTTACAGGCAAAAAAGCAGAATTGGAAAATATTATAGATGAAAGCATTATAGGTGGTTTCATATTGAGAGTTGGTGATATTCAGTATAATGCGAGTATCTCTAATAAACTCGATAAACTAAAAAGAGAATTTACATTAAATTAA
- a CDS encoding F0F1 ATP synthase subunit B, with translation MDKLLNDFSPGLFVVSTILLLALIALMVKFAWKPILNSLNEREEGIQGALDAAEKAKRELANLQADNQKLLQEARLEREAMLKEARELKTKMIADAEAEAKSQANKMIAQAQEAIVSEKKAAMAELKSHVAGLSLEIAEKVVRKELSNKGEQLELVESMLGEATLN, from the coding sequence ATGGATAAGTTATTAAACGATTTTTCACCAGGTTTATTTGTAGTGTCAACGATCCTTTTGCTGGCATTAATTGCACTTATGGTAAAGTTTGCATGGAAACCAATTCTAAACTCTTTAAATGAAAGAGAAGAAGGAATCCAAGGTGCACTTGACGCTGCTGAAAAAGCCAAGCGTGAATTGGCAAATCTTCAAGCAGATAACCAAAAGTTATTGCAAGAGGCTCGATTAGAAAGGGAAGCGATGCTTAAAGAAGCACGAGAACTTAAAACTAAAATGATTGCGGATGCAGAGGCAGAAGCAAAATCGCAAGCCAATAAAATGATTGCTCAGGCGCAAGAAGCAATTGTAAGCGAAAAGAAAGCGGCCATGGCAGAATTAAAAAGTCACGTTGCAGGTTTATCTCTAGAGATTGCCGAAAAAGTAGTGCGCAAAGAATTATCCAACAAAGGCGAGCAACTAGAATTAGTTGAGTCTATGTTAGGAGAAGCAACTTTAAACTAA
- a CDS encoding DUF5687 family protein, translating to MIKHFLNLEWKQYFRSSYWQKNIAINILMVFFALYFVAMFLSLGFGLLFVMKKMYPDQDPFVVVNGFLFFWIIGDLMMRFFLQKLPVMSVKPLLILPIKRSTVVNYVLGKSAVSFFNFLPLFAIIPFSVMLIRDGYASAMVLTWMFTMIIFVLIINFLNFIIEAFSSEKELSFLPIIAVVGILFGLNYFGVLPMTTLIGEATIGIANNPIFILVPIAILILCYAFNFKILRSKLFLDSSLKSKVIEVNAADLSWTKRFGDIAPFMQLDLKLIWRNKRTKSMTFLLLIGLLYGLFFYPQPMYREMTFMSAFIGIFSTGFFLINFGQFIPAWDSAYYKLLMSQNIKYEQYLRSKFILMVISVVLLFVLGIPYVYFGYKILIAHFAAAIYNIGVNTHVILWGGSFNRKKIELDKKAAFNYQGTGAVQWLIGIPLMLVPMGLFWLVNWLAGFGAAIALLIVLGIIGIVFHKMLMKGITQKYLDSKYKMIDAFSQDN from the coding sequence ATGATAAAACATTTTCTCAATCTCGAATGGAAACAATATTTTCGTTCGTCCTATTGGCAAAAAAATATAGCTATCAATATCTTAATGGTATTTTTTGCGCTTTATTTTGTGGCCATGTTTTTAAGTTTAGGCTTCGGGCTTCTTTTTGTTATGAAAAAAATGTATCCTGATCAAGATCCATTCGTAGTTGTAAATGGATTTTTATTTTTCTGGATTATCGGCGACCTAATGATGCGCTTCTTTTTACAGAAACTACCCGTTATGAGTGTAAAGCCCTTACTTATTCTGCCCATAAAGCGATCTACCGTAGTCAACTATGTTTTAGGAAAATCGGCGGTTTCATTTTTCAATTTTTTACCCTTATTTGCTATCATTCCATTTAGCGTTATGCTCATAAGAGATGGTTATGCATCTGCCATGGTTTTAACGTGGATGTTTACCATGATAATTTTTGTACTCATCATCAATTTCCTGAATTTTATTATTGAGGCCTTTTCTTCCGAGAAAGAACTGTCATTTCTACCTATTATTGCGGTAGTCGGGATTTTATTTGGTTTAAATTATTTTGGTGTCCTTCCAATGACCACATTAATTGGCGAGGCTACTATTGGAATAGCAAACAACCCAATTTTCATACTTGTTCCAATCGCAATTCTGATACTATGTTATGCTTTCAACTTTAAAATTTTAAGAAGTAAACTATTTTTAGATAGCTCACTGAAATCTAAAGTTATAGAAGTCAATGCGGCAGATTTATCTTGGACCAAACGTTTTGGAGATATTGCACCATTTATGCAGTTGGATTTAAAACTGATTTGGAGAAACAAACGCACAAAATCTATGACATTTTTATTATTGATTGGTTTGCTTTACGGTCTATTCTTTTATCCACAGCCAATGTACAGGGAAATGACTTTTATGTCTGCTTTTATTGGGATATTTTCAACAGGATTTTTTCTTATCAATTTCGGGCAGTTCATTCCAGCTTGGGATAGCGCTTACTACAAACTATTAATGAGCCAAAACATTAAATATGAACAATATTTACGTTCAAAATTTATACTTATGGTCATAAGCGTGGTTCTGCTTTTTGTTTTGGGAATTCCGTATGTGTATTTCGGTTATAAAATATTGATTGCACACTTTGCAGCAGCGATATATAATATTGGCGTGAATACCCATGTGATACTTTGGGGAGGGTCTTTCAACCGAAAAAAAATAGAATTAGATAAAAAAGCAGCGTTTAACTACCAAGGGACAGGAGCCGTACAATGGCTAATTGGTATTCCGCTTATGCTGGTGCCAATGGGATTATTTTGGCTTGTAAATTGGCTCGCTGGCTTTGGAGCTGCAATCGCCTTATTAATCGTTCTCGGCATAATAGGTATTGTTTTTCATAAAATGTTAATGAAAGGCATTACTCAAAAATATCTCGATTCAAAATATAAAATGATTGACGCTTTTAGTCAAGATAACTAA
- a CDS encoding PadR family transcriptional regulator, whose amino-acid sequence MSNSKLYKGSLNTIILKLLNEHDKMYGYEITQKVKALTKGELKITEGALYPALHKLEAEGLLDVEVTKVDNRLRKYYKLTETGTKETVNKLEELADYIKTMQALVNPKLA is encoded by the coding sequence ATGAGCAATTCAAAATTATACAAAGGAAGTTTAAACACCATCATTTTAAAGTTATTAAATGAGCATGATAAAATGTATGGTTACGAAATAACCCAAAAGGTAAAGGCATTGACCAAGGGCGAACTTAAAATTACAGAAGGCGCATTATATCCGGCTTTGCATAAGTTGGAAGCCGAAGGGTTGTTGGATGTGGAAGTTACAAAAGTAGATAACCGACTGCGTAAATATTATAAATTAACCGAAACCGGAACCAAAGAAACCGTTAATAAGCTTGAAGAATTAGCCGACTATATAAAAACGATGCAGGCTTTGGTAAATCCTAAATTAGCATAG
- a CDS encoding AtpZ/AtpI family protein, producing the protein MSKANKEGPSKFIRFTAVAFQMGGTIFLGNYLGQWLDTKYDKDFWETTITLLSVFVSMYLVISQVIKVSKEDD; encoded by the coding sequence GTGTCCAAAGCAAATAAAGAAGGGCCTAGCAAGTTTATAAGGTTCACTGCTGTAGCGTTTCAGATGGGCGGAACAATTTTTCTTGGCAATTATTTGGGGCAATGGCTAGATACCAAATACGACAAGGATTTTTGGGAAACCACAATTACGCTTCTGTCTGTTTTTGTATCTATGTATTTGGTGATTTCTCAAGTTATCAAAGTATCGAAAGAAGATGATTAA